The following are from one region of the Mycolicibacterium diernhoferi genome:
- a CDS encoding formate/nitrite transporter family protein yields the protein MSQTSQRELGSSGSPIEDELEDAFTRMVDEGTQRLHRSWREVLVTGFFGGTEVAMGVLAYLAVLHATDNPLLAGLAFSIGFLALLLGRSELFTEGFLIPITTVAAKRASGRQLLKLWTGTLAANLAGGWVLMWLIMLAFPKLHEQTVESATHYVTAPISAETVALSLLGGMAITLMTRMQHGTDSMFGKIAAAVAGAFLLAGLQMFHSILDSLLIFGAIATGDAPFGYLDWLGWFGYVIVGNVVGGLGLVTLLRLLRGKDRIKEERAEADAS from the coding sequence ATGAGTCAGACGAGCCAACGCGAGCTGGGCAGTTCCGGTAGCCCGATCGAGGACGAACTGGAGGACGCGTTCACCCGGATGGTCGACGAGGGCACCCAGCGCCTGCATCGCAGTTGGCGCGAGGTGCTGGTGACCGGGTTCTTCGGGGGCACCGAGGTGGCGATGGGCGTCCTGGCGTATCTGGCGGTGCTGCACGCCACCGACAATCCCCTGCTGGCCGGCCTGGCGTTCTCGATCGGATTCCTGGCGCTGTTGCTCGGACGCAGCGAGCTCTTCACCGAGGGATTCCTCATACCCATCACCACGGTGGCCGCCAAGCGGGCGAGTGGCCGGCAGCTGCTCAAACTCTGGACCGGCACGTTGGCGGCCAACCTCGCCGGCGGGTGGGTTCTGATGTGGTTGATCATGCTGGCCTTCCCCAAGCTGCACGAGCAGACGGTGGAGTCCGCCACCCATTACGTCACCGCCCCGATATCCGCCGAGACGGTGGCGTTGTCCCTGCTGGGCGGGATGGCCATCACGTTGATGACCCGTATGCAGCACGGGACCGACTCCATGTTCGGCAAGATCGCCGCCGCCGTCGCCGGCGCGTTCCTTCTCGCGGGCCTGCAGATGTTCCACTCGATCCTGGACTCGCTGTTGATCTTCGGCGCGATCGCCACCGGTGATGCTCCGTTCGGGTATCTCGACTGGCTCGGCTGGTTCGGTTACGTCATCGTCGGGAACGTCGTCGGTGGTCTGGGGCTGGTCACCTTGTTGCGGCTGTTGCGCGGTAAGGACCGGATCAAGGAGGAGCGCGCGGAGGCCGACGCATCCTGA
- a CDS encoding molybdopterin-containing oxidoreductase family protein has protein sequence MKELKIVRGACPHDCPDTCAMLYHVEDGKLVDVQGDPNHPMTRGGLCVKVKNFHEHHYQSDRLLYPMRRVGAKGAGEFERITWDEALAEIKSRWTDIIAKHGSQAIMPHAYLGHQGVLNGLTSGDAFFNRLGSTVAEKTYCESGSSTAWHMTVGGSGGLDVESMAYSKYIIVWGMNMTSTNLHGWPFLLEARKNHGAKIVVIDPVRNRTARQADWHIPIRPGTDGALAMGLIHEIIAKGLVDTDYVERYTVGYDELAERAANYPPERVEEITGIPADDVRKLAYEYATSQPAAIRQGVALERSRGGGQAIRAITCLPALVGAWRHVGGGTMEMPIWEFPTRFDAICRPDWIPEGTRVVNELDLGMALTGELDLDPPIKSLFVYNSNPVSQGPAQEKTMRGLMRDDLFTVVSEHFITDTARFADLLLPATMQAEQLDIMVTWGHLYISLNQPAIDPPGECVPNVELFRRLAKTMEFDEESMAYWNRTDRQMLIDFHDWDAPALEGITYETLEEVGWMRLAVGTPDTRAPHAEGNFPTPSGKCEFKSSLAAGGNFVVPVWRSMYEDMQPGGYVDPVPDYVPPFESPQSNPELAQRYPLSIISPKPHAFLNSQYGNAADKQKVQGRQQVFIHPADAAERGITEGDVVRVFNDRGSFQGPAAYESGLMPGLVMANVGHWQGKSSATTVNAITADRHCGLGNAGVYGDNLVEVEKLEKPDVAQSA, from the coding sequence ATGAAGGAACTCAAGATCGTCCGCGGCGCCTGCCCCCACGACTGCCCGGATACCTGCGCCATGCTGTATCACGTCGAGGACGGCAAACTGGTTGACGTCCAAGGTGATCCGAATCATCCGATGACGCGCGGTGGCCTGTGCGTCAAGGTCAAGAACTTCCACGAGCACCACTACCAGTCCGATCGGCTGCTCTACCCGATGCGCCGGGTCGGCGCCAAGGGTGCCGGGGAGTTCGAGCGGATCACCTGGGACGAGGCGCTCGCCGAGATCAAGTCCCGGTGGACCGACATCATCGCCAAGCACGGCAGCCAGGCGATCATGCCGCACGCCTACCTGGGCCATCAAGGCGTGCTGAACGGATTGACCTCCGGGGACGCGTTTTTCAACCGGCTCGGCTCGACGGTCGCCGAGAAGACCTACTGCGAGTCCGGATCGTCGACCGCCTGGCACATGACGGTGGGCGGCAGCGGCGGGCTGGACGTCGAGTCGATGGCGTACTCGAAGTACATCATCGTCTGGGGCATGAACATGACCAGCACCAATCTGCACGGCTGGCCGTTCCTGCTGGAAGCCCGCAAGAATCACGGCGCCAAGATCGTCGTCATCGATCCGGTCCGCAATCGCACGGCGCGGCAGGCGGATTGGCACATCCCGATCCGGCCCGGCACCGACGGGGCCCTGGCGATGGGCCTCATCCATGAGATCATCGCGAAGGGCCTGGTCGACACCGACTACGTCGAGCGCTACACCGTCGGCTACGACGAACTCGCCGAGCGCGCCGCGAACTATCCGCCCGAACGGGTCGAGGAGATCACCGGCATCCCGGCCGACGACGTGCGTAAGTTGGCCTACGAGTACGCCACCAGTCAACCGGCGGCGATCCGCCAGGGTGTCGCCCTGGAACGCAGTCGCGGTGGTGGACAAGCCATCCGGGCCATCACCTGCCTGCCCGCGCTGGTCGGTGCGTGGCGGCACGTCGGCGGCGGCACCATGGAGATGCCGATCTGGGAGTTCCCCACCAGGTTCGATGCGATCTGCCGACCGGACTGGATTCCCGAGGGCACGCGCGTGGTCAACGAACTCGACCTCGGCATGGCGCTGACCGGTGAGCTCGATCTGGACCCACCCATCAAGTCGCTGTTCGTGTACAACTCCAACCCGGTGTCGCAGGGACCGGCGCAGGAGAAGACCATGCGCGGCCTGATGCGTGACGACCTGTTCACCGTCGTCAGTGAGCACTTCATCACCGACACAGCCAGATTCGCCGACCTGCTGCTGCCGGCCACCATGCAGGCCGAACAGCTCGACATCATGGTGACCTGGGGGCATCTGTACATCTCACTGAATCAGCCCGCAATCGATCCACCCGGCGAGTGCGTGCCCAATGTCGAGCTGTTCCGGCGGCTCGCCAAGACCATGGAGTTCGACGAGGAGTCCATGGCGTACTGGAATCGCACCGATCGACAGATGTTGATCGACTTCCACGACTGGGACGCCCCGGCGCTGGAAGGCATCACCTACGAGACGCTCGAAGAGGTCGGCTGGATGCGCCTGGCCGTCGGCACCCCCGACACCCGCGCCCCGCACGCCGAGGGCAACTTCCCGACACCGTCGGGCAAGTGTGAGTTCAAGTCCAGTCTGGCCGCGGGCGGCAACTTTGTGGTCCCGGTGTGGCGGTCGATGTACGAGGACATGCAACCCGGCGGGTACGTCGACCCGGTGCCCGACTACGTGCCTCCGTTCGAGTCACCGCAATCCAACCCGGAACTGGCACAGCGCTATCCGCTGTCGATCATCTCGCCCAAGCCACACGCGTTCCTCAACAGCCAGTACGGCAACGCCGCGGACAAGCAGAAGGTGCAGGGCCGTCAGCAGGTCTTCATCCATCCCGCCGATGCGGCCGAACGCGGCATCACCGAGGGGGACGTCGTGCGGGTGTTCAACGACCGCGGTTCGTTCCAGGGGCCGGCGGCCTACGAGTCGGGGCTGATGCCGGGTCTGGTGATGGCGAACGTCGGGCACTGGCAGGGCAAGTCCTCGGCCACGACCGTCAACGCGATCACCGCGGACCGGCACTGCGGTCTCGGCAACGCCGGTGTCTACGGTGACAATCTCGTGGAGGTGGAGAAGCTCGAGAAACCGGACGTCGCCCAATCGGCGTGA
- a CDS encoding TetR/AcrR family transcriptional regulator, with product MTFQRARSEEQREIRRRAILDTAAAMLGEMSVAELSLNELSRRVGLAKSNVLRYFESREAVLLELLDDFLGTWLADLADGLAAGVEPQASPEVRAGQLAEVLSRSLAERMVLCDLFGAQGGVLEHNVSVEVVKRHKRSSLARLTEMTDLIRGHLPEIGDGAQLFCLMSLVSAGALSAYVPPPPSLLAAYAEEPALCVHPLDLRDALRDSFTAMLVGVLPRG from the coding sequence GTGACTTTCCAGCGGGCGCGCAGCGAGGAGCAGCGTGAAATCCGCCGCCGGGCGATCCTCGATACCGCGGCGGCAATGCTCGGCGAGATGTCCGTGGCGGAGTTGAGTCTCAACGAACTCAGCCGACGGGTGGGCCTGGCCAAGTCGAACGTCCTGCGGTACTTCGAGTCGCGCGAAGCCGTGCTGCTCGAACTGTTGGACGACTTCCTGGGAACCTGGCTCGCCGACCTGGCCGACGGCCTGGCCGCGGGCGTCGAGCCGCAAGCGTCGCCGGAAGTGCGGGCGGGTCAACTGGCCGAGGTTCTCAGCCGGTCGCTTGCGGAGCGGATGGTGCTCTGCGACCTCTTCGGCGCCCAAGGTGGCGTCCTCGAGCACAATGTCTCGGTCGAAGTGGTCAAGCGGCACAAGCGATCCTCCCTGGCGAGGCTCACAGAGATGACCGATCTCATTCGCGGTCACCTGCCGGAAATCGGCGACGGCGCGCAGCTGTTCTGCCTGATGAGCCTGGTCTCGGCGGGTGCCCTGTCCGCGTACGTTCCGCCGCCACCCAGCCTCCTTGCCGCCTACGCGGAGGAGCCGGCCCTCTGCGTGCACCCCCTGGACCTGCGCGATGCCCTACGGGACTCCTTCACGGCGATGCTCGTGGGCGTCCTCCCGCGCGGATAG
- a CDS encoding SDR family NAD(P)-dependent oxidoreductase, with translation MPDLKGKTALVTGGTSGIGYATARAFAEAGATVFITGRTQQRVEDAAASLGAGVVGVAGDVTRLEDLDRLMDVIRASGAGLDVVFANAGSGEYVTLAEETPEHLLDTFNRNVGGTVFTVQKSLPLLNPGASIVLAGSTAATRGLPAFGAYAASKAAIRSLGRTWATELADRKIRVNTIIPGPILTPGLTDLEPDVAKRQAIFDSLASNPMQRIGDADELAAAVVFLASDASSFMTGSEIVVDGGINQV, from the coding sequence ATGCCTGATCTCAAAGGAAAGACAGCACTGGTCACCGGCGGCACGTCCGGCATCGGCTATGCCACGGCCCGCGCGTTCGCCGAGGCCGGCGCCACAGTGTTCATCACCGGCCGCACCCAGCAGCGCGTCGAGGACGCCGCGGCCTCTCTCGGTGCGGGCGTGGTGGGTGTCGCAGGCGACGTGACGCGTCTGGAGGATCTGGACCGTTTGATGGATGTCATCCGCGCCTCGGGGGCCGGCCTCGACGTGGTCTTCGCCAACGCGGGCAGCGGCGAGTACGTGACCCTGGCGGAGGAGACACCCGAACATCTGCTGGACACGTTCAACCGCAACGTCGGCGGGACGGTGTTCACCGTGCAGAAATCGCTGCCGCTGCTCAATCCCGGCGCCTCGATCGTGTTGGCCGGCTCGACCGCGGCGACCCGAGGCTTGCCGGCGTTCGGCGCCTATGCGGCCAGCAAGGCCGCCATCCGCTCCCTCGGACGCACCTGGGCCACCGAGTTGGCCGACCGCAAGATCCGGGTCAACACCATCATTCCCGGTCCCATCCTGACGCCCGGCCTCACCGACCTGGAACCCGATGTTGCCAAGCGCCAGGCCATATTTGACAGTTTGGCGTCGAATCCGATGCAACGCATCGGTGATGCCGACGAATTGGCCGCGGCCGTGGTGTTCCTCGCGTCCGATGCGAGCAGCTTCATGACCGGGTCCGAAATCGTCGTCGACGGTGGGATCAACCAGGTTTAG
- a CDS encoding SDR family NAD(P)-dependent oxidoreductase produces MSSTNWTERDIPDQHGRVAIVTGANTGLGFETARMLAEHGATVVLAVRDIEKGRQAAAAITGDVTVQTLDLTSLDSIRSAADDLRAAHPRIDLLINNAGVMYTPRQTTADGFELQFGTNHLGHFALTGLLLDRLLPVPGSRVVTVSSTGHRIRAAVHFDDLQWERSYSRAGAYGQSKLANLLFTYELQRRLAPHGTTVAVAAHPGMSNTELLRNTPTALRVLLTRIAPLVTQDAGMGALPTVRAATDPAALGGQYWGPDGLGEIRGYPKLVTSSPDSHDQAVQQRLWAVSEELTGVTFPLSEAVR; encoded by the coding sequence ATGAGCAGCACCAACTGGACCGAGCGGGACATTCCCGATCAGCACGGCCGGGTCGCGATCGTCACCGGGGCCAACACCGGGCTGGGATTCGAGACCGCGCGGATGCTCGCCGAACACGGGGCGACGGTCGTCCTGGCGGTCCGCGACATCGAGAAGGGCCGCCAGGCGGCCGCCGCCATCACCGGCGACGTCACCGTCCAGACCCTGGACCTGACCTCCCTGGACTCGATCCGGTCGGCAGCCGACGATCTGCGCGCCGCCCACCCCCGTATCGATCTACTGATCAACAACGCGGGCGTGATGTACACCCCGCGACAGACCACCGCCGACGGGTTCGAGTTGCAGTTCGGCACCAACCACCTCGGCCACTTCGCCTTGACCGGTCTGCTCCTGGACCGGCTCCTGCCCGTTCCCGGATCCCGGGTCGTGACGGTCAGCAGCACCGGCCACCGCATCCGGGCCGCCGTCCACTTCGACGATCTGCAGTGGGAACGGTCCTACAGTCGCGCCGGCGCCTACGGCCAGTCCAAGCTTGCCAACCTGCTGTTCACCTATGAACTGCAGCGCCGACTGGCACCACATGGGACGACTGTCGCGGTCGCCGCCCATCCCGGCATGTCCAACACCGAACTCCTACGGAACACGCCCACCGCGCTCCGCGTGCTCTTGACCCGGATCGCACCCCTGGTCACCCAGGACGCCGGCATGGGTGCCCTGCCCACCGTCCGCGCCGCGACCGACCCGGCCGCCCTCGGTGGGCAGTACTGGGGGCCGGACGGGCTCGGTGAGATACGGGGCTACCCGAAACTGGTCACCTCCAGCCCCGACTCGCACGACCAGGCGGTTCAACAGCGCCTGTGGGCGGTCTCCGAGGAGCTCACCGGCGTGACGTTCCCGCTCAGCGAAGCAGTGCGGTGA
- a CDS encoding MarR family winged helix-turn-helix transcriptional regulator has protein sequence MTSSDGYPLTPAQQRAWMTYMRVYHRLEYEMNHHLRAECGVSLDDYTVLSTLSRAPGRRLQVTALATTIGWERSRLSHHLTRMTRRGLVERTACETDRRGTVVILTAEGWQVLSGAAPVHAEWVRQAFFSDLDPGQEEALADILGTVHEGLLREGTLPRPDL, from the coding sequence ATGACCAGTTCTGATGGCTACCCACTGACACCGGCGCAGCAGCGCGCGTGGATGACCTACATGCGCGTGTATCACCGGCTTGAGTACGAGATGAACCATCACCTGCGCGCGGAGTGCGGTGTCTCCCTCGACGACTACACGGTGCTCAGCACGCTGTCGCGGGCCCCGGGGCGCCGCCTGCAGGTGACGGCCTTGGCGACGACGATCGGGTGGGAGCGAAGCAGGCTGTCGCATCACCTCACGCGGATGACACGCCGTGGCCTCGTCGAACGCACCGCGTGTGAGACCGACCGCCGCGGAACGGTTGTCATCCTCACCGCCGAGGGGTGGCAGGTGCTCTCCGGTGCCGCCCCGGTGCACGCCGAGTGGGTACGGCAGGCGTTCTTCTCCGATCTGGATCCCGGACAAGAAGAGGCCCTCGCCGACATCCTCGGCACGGTCCATGAGGGACTGCTGCGGGAGGGCACCCTGCCGCGCCCGGACCTCTAA
- a CDS encoding serine hydrolase, giving the protein MHRRRPAWAMTGTVLVCAALLATGCIAQVSGAPPEPENTPRPTEVAPPSRPATASLAGLDARIRQATADAAEDGADIEAVVLDRRTGQTVSNGVDTPFPIASVVKLFIADDLLLQEAEGKTELSVADRQALDLMLRSSDDSAAQLFWDRGGQNAVIARIKARYGLTGTTAPYNQRWDVTQSTAGDLVRYYGMLLDGTGGLPPEQADFILGNLARSTPTGTDGYPQRFGIPEGLYGETVAVKQGWFCCWSGANQLHVSTGVIGSDRRYVMAISSLDPTSDAAARANITQAVKTMFPGGKI; this is encoded by the coding sequence ATGCATCGGCGGCGGCCGGCATGGGCGATGACGGGTACGGTGCTGGTCTGCGCGGCGTTGCTCGCGACCGGTTGTATTGCGCAGGTATCGGGTGCCCCGCCGGAGCCCGAGAACACCCCGCGCCCCACGGAGGTCGCCCCACCCTCGCGGCCGGCGACGGCGTCGCTGGCCGGGCTCGACGCCCGCATCCGTCAGGCCACCGCCGATGCCGCCGAGGACGGGGCCGACATCGAGGCGGTTGTGCTCGACCGCCGCACCGGCCAGACCGTGTCGAACGGGGTCGACACACCCTTTCCGATCGCATCGGTGGTGAAGCTGTTCATCGCCGATGACCTGCTGCTGCAGGAGGCGGAGGGTAAGACCGAGCTGTCCGTTGCCGACCGCCAGGCGCTGGACCTGATGCTGCGTTCCTCCGATGACAGCGCGGCCCAGCTGTTCTGGGACCGCGGCGGTCAGAACGCCGTCATCGCCCGGATCAAGGCCCGCTACGGGTTGACGGGCACGACGGCGCCCTACAACCAGCGCTGGGACGTCACCCAGAGCACCGCCGGCGATCTCGTCCGGTACTACGGCATGCTGCTGGACGGCACCGGCGGGTTGCCCCCCGAGCAGGCCGACTTCATCCTCGGTAATCTCGCGCGATCCACCCCGACGGGAACCGACGGCTACCCGCAGCGGTTCGGGATCCCCGAGGGTCTCTACGGCGAGACCGTTGCGGTCAAGCAGGGGTGGTTCTGTTGCTGGAGCGGCGCCAACCAGTTGCACGTGTCCACCGGAGTGATCGGGTCCGACCGTCGCTACGTGATGGCGATCAGTTCCCTGGACCCCACCAGTGACGCCGCTGCCCGCGCGAACATCACCCAAGCCGTCAAGACGATGTTCCCGGGCGGCAAGATCTGA
- a CDS encoding DUF1906 domain-containing protein: MRATPGNPDLPSARGISRRDALRYATAASALAGLGAAVGAGAPAASAAAPTLIDYAMKQIPAQDIRAAGHAGVINYVSTSRPGSSFGAKPITLPYAQALTTAGLVIVSNYQYGKPGGTAPSDFTRGYPGGVADARTGWQLHTAAGGGQSAPIYFSVDDDVDRHTWDTVVLPWFRGINSVIGVQRTGIYGGIRPCQWATADGVIGRSGTPGKVWAWQTRSWSGGQIFPGATLYQRIIDTASNPGPIVGGIRVDVNDVLAQDVGQWNLHP; the protein is encoded by the coding sequence ATGCGCGCTACGCCCGGCAACCCTGACCTGCCTTCAGCACGTGGGATTTCCCGGCGTGACGCACTGCGCTACGCCACCGCTGCGTCGGCGCTGGCCGGGCTCGGTGCGGCCGTGGGCGCCGGCGCTCCTGCCGCGTCTGCCGCAGCGCCCACCCTGATCGACTACGCCATGAAACAAATCCCGGCCCAGGACATCCGGGCGGCCGGGCACGCCGGGGTGATCAATTACGTATCCACCTCGCGCCCCGGCTCGTCCTTCGGCGCCAAACCGATCACGCTGCCGTACGCGCAGGCGCTGACCACGGCCGGTCTGGTGATCGTCAGCAATTACCAGTACGGAAAGCCGGGCGGGACGGCACCGTCGGACTTCACCCGCGGCTACCCCGGCGGTGTCGCCGATGCGCGCACCGGCTGGCAACTGCACACCGCCGCCGGGGGCGGTCAGAGCGCGCCCATCTACTTCAGCGTCGACGACGATGTCGACCGCCACACCTGGGACACCGTGGTGCTGCCATGGTTTCGCGGCATCAATTCGGTGATCGGCGTGCAGCGCACCGGCATCTATGGCGGTATCCGGCCCTGCCAGTGGGCGACGGCCGACGGCGTCATCGGCCGGTCGGGCACCCCCGGCAAGGTGTGGGCCTGGCAGACCCGGTCCTGGTCGGGTGGGCAGATCTTCCCCGGCGCCACGCTCTACCAACGCATCATCGACACCGCGTCGAATCCGGGGCCGATCGTCGGCGGGATCCGCGTCGATGTCAACGACGTCCTGGCCCAGGATGTGGGTCAGTGGAACCTGCATCCGTAG
- a CDS encoding coiled-coil domain-containing protein produces the protein MTRVRHWLRRTVSGSAAAFLVLTASMGAVNADPAADALAKLNELSRQAIESREAVTAAQRDADARMAEQTAALDRHRSDLEVLAVANSELKPFQDAVDRVASMTYMSGRTGQLAAVLTADSPQQLIDGLALQRTVTERAASQLAGLRAARERAAAAAAASDSSAAEARTKAEQAAAVRAELQAKWKDLLRQIAAAEAQYAALTPQQQAVVDAAPPPPSAPAPEDPAIVAMPGQQPPVDPGPSLAAAVMDIPEALPVGVAPEAGLQPKAILAARAVSAQFPQISEIGGVRPDSKPWHPSGLAIDIMIPNHTSPEGIALGDQIMAFALNNAGRFGLQDVIWRGTYYTPAGPQASGYGHYDHVHITVTR, from the coding sequence ATGACCCGGGTGCGCCACTGGTTGCGGCGAACGGTGTCCGGTTCGGCGGCCGCGTTCCTGGTCCTGACCGCTTCGATGGGTGCGGTGAATGCCGACCCGGCCGCAGACGCGCTGGCCAAGCTCAACGAGTTGTCCCGGCAGGCGATCGAGAGCCGCGAGGCCGTCACCGCCGCCCAGCGCGACGCCGACGCCCGAATGGCCGAGCAGACGGCCGCTCTGGACCGTCACCGCAGCGACCTGGAGGTCCTCGCGGTCGCGAACTCCGAGCTCAAGCCCTTCCAGGACGCGGTCGACCGGGTGGCCTCGATGACCTATATGAGTGGGCGCACCGGTCAACTGGCGGCGGTGCTGACCGCGGATTCACCGCAACAGCTGATCGACGGCCTGGCGCTGCAGCGAACGGTCACCGAACGAGCCGCCAGTCAACTCGCCGGTCTGCGAGCGGCACGTGAGCGTGCCGCCGCCGCCGCCGCGGCATCGGACTCCTCGGCTGCCGAAGCCCGCACGAAGGCCGAGCAGGCCGCCGCGGTGCGCGCCGAACTGCAGGCGAAGTGGAAGGACCTGCTGCGCCAGATCGCTGCCGCGGAGGCGCAGTACGCCGCGTTGACGCCGCAGCAGCAGGCGGTGGTCGACGCCGCACCGCCGCCGCCGAGCGCACCCGCACCGGAGGACCCGGCGATCGTCGCGATGCCCGGCCAGCAGCCCCCGGTCGACCCGGGACCGTCGCTCGCCGCCGCGGTCATGGACATTCCCGAGGCGCTGCCGGTCGGCGTGGCCCCCGAAGCGGGGTTGCAGCCCAAGGCGATCCTGGCGGCCCGGGCCGTCAGCGCACAGTTCCCGCAGATCTCGGAGATCGGTGGGGTCCGGCCGGACTCGAAGCCCTGGCATCCCAGCGGACTGGCGATCGACATCATGATCCCGAACCACACCAGTCCCGAGGGCATCGCGCTCGGCGACCAGATCATGGCGTTCGCGCTGAACAATGCGGGCCGCTTCGGGCTGCAGGATGTGATCTGGCGGGGCACCTACTACACGCCGGCCGGTCCGCAGGCGTCCGGTTACGGCCACTACGACCACGTGCACATCACCGTCACGCGCTGA
- a CDS encoding dioxygenase, with protein sequence MAFVTEDNITDLAVAQWASAHSPRTAEIMAALVRHIHDYAREVNLTSEEWMAAIDWLTEVGKISTDNRREFILASDVVGLSTLVVQMNNRLPAPATPATVLGPFHIDGSPPASFGFDMSDGVEGTPLFITGTITDTAGTPIADATLDVWQADATGTYEAQYTEVDEARLRAKYSTRSDGTYCVRTIAPIGYTIPMDGPVGKLVSATDISEYRPAHIHFMFEEPGYHKLITHLFRHGSDHLDTDVVFGVKDELVVSFIEHPAGPGPDGRQVDEPFLVAHYDFVLQALSSGHPG encoded by the coding sequence ATGGCTTTCGTCACCGAGGACAACATCACCGATTTGGCCGTCGCACAGTGGGCGTCTGCGCACTCGCCACGCACGGCCGAGATCATGGCTGCCCTCGTCCGACACATCCACGACTACGCCCGCGAGGTCAACCTCACCTCCGAGGAGTGGATGGCCGCCATTGACTGGCTCACCGAGGTCGGCAAGATCAGCACCGACAACCGCCGGGAATTCATCCTGGCTTCCGACGTGGTGGGTTTGAGCACGCTGGTCGTTCAGATGAACAACCGACTCCCCGCGCCGGCCACCCCGGCGACTGTTCTGGGCCCGTTTCACATCGACGGCTCGCCGCCGGCGTCGTTCGGATTCGACATGTCCGACGGCGTCGAAGGAACACCGCTGTTCATCACCGGCACCATCACCGACACCGCGGGCACCCCGATCGCCGATGCGACCCTCGACGTCTGGCAGGCCGACGCCACCGGGACCTATGAAGCCCAGTACACCGAGGTCGACGAAGCCCGCCTACGGGCCAAGTACTCCACCCGCTCCGACGGCACCTACTGCGTGCGCACCATCGCCCCAATCGGTTACACCATCCCCATGGACGGTCCCGTCGGAAAACTGGTCAGCGCCACCGACATCAGTGAATACCGGCCCGCCCATATCCACTTCATGTTCGAGGAACCCGGCTACCACAAGCTGATCACTCATCTGTTTCGCCACGGCTCCGACCACCTCGACACCGACGTCGTCTTCGGCGTCAAGGATGAACTCGTCGTCAGCTTCATCGAGCATCCGGCGGGTCCGGGCCCCGATGGTCGGCAGGTGGACGAACCTTTCCTCGTCGCCCACTACGACTTCGTCCTGCAAGCACTGAGCAGCGGCCACCCTGGCTAG